Proteins encoded within one genomic window of Natator depressus isolate rNatDep1 chromosome 1, rNatDep2.hap1, whole genome shotgun sequence:
- the TSC22D1 gene encoding TSC22 domain family protein 1 isoform X2, which yields MHQPDSAADISARKMAHPAMFPRRGSGGSCVTALNAPGTGAGSGALSTEDYPPPLLIQPPPPSLAASSSAGPQPPPPPPQSLNLLAQSQLQPQPLAQAGAQMKKKSGFQITSVTPAQISASMSSNNSIAEDTESYDDLDESHTEDLSSSEILDVSLSRATDLGEPERSSSEETLNNFQEAETPGAISPNQPHLPQQHTPLPHHPQQSVVINGNVHPHHGHHHHHLHHHHHGHHHPSHPGVGSTPASGGPPPSPSFRKLSTAGSSDNVITTAPVSAASSTGTPASALSNIRTTSTPGSVGVSPVTGTSTLSNVGGGSPSMTSSMLGNVNINLSNITSAANVHALSGASSNVNVNILSGVGNGTSASSNIINTVTNPTAGMAVGSSQQQPAAGTSRFRVVKLDSSSEPFKKGRWICTEFYDKENTVAVTEGVAVNKVVETIKQNPFEVTSERESTSGSSVSSNVSTLSHYTESVGSGEMGAPTVIQQQTFQSVGPQQMDFSSTGPQTIPASSIPQSISQSQLSQVQLPSQEVNYPQQKQGVQPSAQASLTTVTGVQPTPVNVVGVSSLGHQQPAIPSVAQQQLPYSQPSQPVQTLPVVPQQQLQYGQQQTLPTQMAPARVKPVNQSCVTGTIPDYIQHQQILQPPVPAVQSSSTGVGAGTPVPVAQAPSIQPSVQVHPAVAPAQPVAHAQTAMPSVGTSGQIVNIGQQGSVPAVVQQPPVANQITPSVMQQSAAPPSSQVVQPVQTGIIQQGLQAGASSLPPQMVIASQNALSVQPQAQVETVVQGMTSQPLPAVSPIPSTSTVPAPSQASSNVPPGIPSAPVILGLSQNIAQASAVQNGNLVQSVSQPPLITTSISMPVAQNVPQQIPLSTTQFSAQSLTQSVVSQIEDGRRPTDPSLVGLPQAASGESGGGASAVSDGSGSNITSSASLFPLKVLPLTTHLVDGEDES from the coding sequence ATGCACCAGCCTGACTCAGCCGCAGACATTAGTGCTAGGAAGATGGCGCACCCGGCAATGTTTCCTAGAAGGGGCAGCGGCGGCAGCTGCGTTACTGCGCTCAATGCACCAGGTACCGGCGCTGGTAGCGGTGCCCTCTCCACCGAGGATTATCCGCCGCCTCTGCTCATCCAGCCGCCGCCTCCATCTCTTGCAGCATCTTCATCGGCGGGTCCACagcctccaccccctcctccacaaAGCCTGAACCTCCTCGCCCAGTCTCAACTCCAGCCACAGCCTCTTGCACAGGCTGGAGcccaaatgaaaaagaaaagtggCTTTCAAATTACCAGCGTGACCCCAGCTCAGATCTCCGCCAGTATGAGCTCTAACAACAGCATAGCGGAGGACACGGAAAGCTACGACGACCTGGATGAGTCCCACACTGAAGACCTGTCGTCTTCAGAAATTTTGGATGTTTCTTTATCCAGGGCCACTGACTTGGGTGAACCTGAACGGAGCTCCTCCGAAGAGACTTTAAATAACTTCCAAGAGGCTGAGACTCCTGGGGCTATCTCTCCAAACCAGCCTCACCTTCCTCAGCAGCATACCCCTTTACCTCATCACCCACAGCAGAGTGTTGTGATCAATGGAAATGTTCACCCCCATCATggtcaccatcaccaccaccttcATCATCACCATCATGGGCATCATCATCCATCGCATCCTGGGGTGGGCAGTACACCAGCTTCTGGAGGACCACCCCCAAGTCCATCATTTAGAAAGCTGTCCACAGCTGGAAGCTCTGACAATGTTATCACAACTGCACCAGTTTCTGCTGCATCATCCACTGGTACACCTGCATCTGCCCTGTCTAATATTCGCACTACGAGTACTCCTGGCAGTGTAGGTGTAAGTCCTGTTACTGGAACTAGTACGTTAAGTAACGTGGGCGGTGGTAGTCCTAGTATGACAAGCAGCATGCTTGGTAACGTTAATATAAACTTAAGCAACATCACAAGTGCTGCTAATGTACATGCTTTGTCTGGAGCGAGCAGCAATGTTAATGTGAATATCTTGAGTGGTGTCGGCAATGGTACGAGTGCTTCCTCTAATATCATTAATACTGTTACTAATCCAACTGCAGGAATGGCAGTAGGATCAAGTCAGCAGCAGCCTGCAGCTGGCACATCAAGGTTTAGAGTCGTAAAATTAGATTCTAGTTCTGAACCTTTTAAAAAAGGTAGATGGATATGCACTGAATTCTATGATAAAGAAAACACTGTAGCAGTTACAGAAGGAGTAGCAGTAAACAAAGTGGTAGAGACTATAAAACAAAATCCATTTGAAGTGACTTCTGAAAGGGAGAGCACCAGTGGGAGTTCTGTTAGCAGCAATGTAAGCACACTGAGTCACTACACAGAAAGTGTGGGAAGCGGGGAAATGGGAGCACCTACTGTGATACAACAGCAGACATTTCAAAGTGTGGGTCCACAGCAGATGGATTTTAGTAGTACTGGACCTCAGACTATTCCAGCATCCAGTATACCACAGAGTATTTCTCAGTCACAGCTTTCACAAGTACAATTGCCTTCTCAAGAAGTAAACTATCCACAGCAAAAGCAAGGAGTCCAGCCTTCAGCGCAGGCTAGTCTAACAACTGTTACTGGTGTTCAGCCAACTCCAGTTAATGTGGTAGGTGTATCATCTTTAGGTCACCAACAACCTGCCATTCCAAGTGTGGCTCAACAGCAGCTACCATATTCTCAACCCTCACAGCCTGTGCAAACTTTGCCTGTTGTACCACAACAGCAGTTACAGTATGGACAACAACAGACACTTCCTACGCAGATGGCCCCAGCACGAGTTAAACCAGTGAATCAGAGTTGCGTGACTGGGACCATACCAGACTACATACAACATCAGCAGATACTTCAACCTCCAGTGCCTGCTGTGCAATCCAGCTCTACAGGAGTAGGAGCAGGAACACCTGTTCCTGTTGCTCAGGCACCAAGCATCCAACCTTCTGTACAAGTACACCCTGCTGtggcaccagctcagcctgttgcaCATGCTCAGACAGCAATGCCATCTGTAGGTACTAGTGGTCAAATTGTTAACATTGGACAACAAGGAAGTGTACCTGCTGTGGTGCAGCAGCCACCTGTTGCAAACCAAATTACACCTTCAGTTATGCAGCAAAGTGCTGCTCCTCCGTCTTCACAAGTGGTGCAGCCTGTTCAGACTGGGATAATTCAGCAGGGGCTACAGGCTGGTGCTTCAAGCCTTCCTCCGCAAATGGTCATTGCTTCACAAAATGCTTTATCTGTACAACCCCAGGCACAAGTGGAAACTGTAGTTCAAGGAATGACCAGCCAACCATTGCCTGCAGTTAGCCCTATACCTTCTACTAGTACTGTTCCTGCACCAAGTCAAGCTAGTTCAAATGTACCTCCTGGTATACCTTCTGCTCCTGTAATTTTGGGTCTATCACAGAACATAGCACAAGCTTCAGCTGTGCAAAATGGGAATTTGGTTCAAAGTGTTAGTCAGCCTCCCTTGATAACAACTAGTATAAGTATGCCAGTGGCACAGAATGTGCCACAACAGATACCGCTCAGCACTACCCAGTTCTCTGCACAATCACTAACTCAGTCAGTTGTAAGCCAAATCGAAGATGGGAGGCGCCCTACAGATCCTTCCTTAGTTGGTTTACCTCAAGCTGCCAGTGGTGAAAGTGGTGGTGGAGCATCGGCTGTTTCAGATGGGAGCGGCAGCAACATAACATCCTCTGCTTCCCTTTTTCCACTGAAGGTACTGCCATTGACAACTCATCTTGTTGATGGTGAGGATGAGAG
- the TSC22D1 gene encoding TSC22 domain family protein 1 isoform X1 — protein MHQPDSAADISARKMAHPAMFPRRGSGGSCVTALNAPGTGAGSGALSTEDYPPPLLIQPPPPSLAASSSAGPQPPPPPPQSLNLLAQSQLQPQPLAQAGAQMKKKSGFQITSVTPAQISASMSSNNSIAEDTESYDDLDESHTEDLSSSEILDVSLSRATDLGEPERSSSEETLNNFQEAETPGAISPNQPHLPQQHTPLPHHPQQSVVINGNVHPHHGHHHHHLHHHHHGHHHPSHPGVGSTPASGGPPPSPSFRKLSTAGSSDNVITTAPVSAASSTGTPASALSNIRTTSTPGSVGVSPVTGTSTLSNVGGGSPSMTSSMLGNVNINLSNITSAANVHALSGASSNVNVNILSGVGNGTSASSNIINTVTNPTAGMAVGSSQQQPAAGTSRFRVVKLDSSSEPFKKGRWICTEFYDKENTVAVTEGVAVNKVVETIKQNPFEVTSERESTSGSSVSSNVSTLSHYTESVGSGEMGAPTVIQQQTFQSVGPQQMDFSSTGPQTIPASSIPQSISQSQLSQVQLPSQEVNYPQQKQGVQPSAQASLTTVTGVQPTPVNVVGVSSLGHQQPAIPSVAQQQLPYSQPSQPVQTLPVVPQQQLQYGQQQTLPTQMAPARVKPVNQSCVTGTIPDYIQHQQILQPPVPAVQSSSTGVGAGTPVPVAQAPSIQPSVQVHPAVAPAQPVAHAQTAMPSVGTSGQIVNIGQQGSVPAVVQQPPVANQITPSVMQQSAAPPSSQVVQPVQTGIIQQGLQAGASSLPPQMVIASQNALSVQPQAQVETVVQGMTSQPLPAVSPIPSTSTVPAPSQASSNVPPGIPSAPVILGLSQNIAQASAVQNGNLVQSVSQPPLITTSISMPVAQNVPQQIPLSTTQFSAQSLTQSVVSQIEDGRRPTDPSLVGLPQAASGESGGGASAVSDGSGSNITSSASLFPLKVLPLTTHLVDGEDESSSGASVVAIDNKIEQAMDLVKSHLMYAVREEVEVLKEQIKELIEKNSQLEQENTLLKTLASPEQLAQFQAQLQTGSPPSSQTQGTTQQPAQPASQGSGPSA, from the coding sequence ATGCACCAGCCTGACTCAGCCGCAGACATTAGTGCTAGGAAGATGGCGCACCCGGCAATGTTTCCTAGAAGGGGCAGCGGCGGCAGCTGCGTTACTGCGCTCAATGCACCAGGTACCGGCGCTGGTAGCGGTGCCCTCTCCACCGAGGATTATCCGCCGCCTCTGCTCATCCAGCCGCCGCCTCCATCTCTTGCAGCATCTTCATCGGCGGGTCCACagcctccaccccctcctccacaaAGCCTGAACCTCCTCGCCCAGTCTCAACTCCAGCCACAGCCTCTTGCACAGGCTGGAGcccaaatgaaaaagaaaagtggCTTTCAAATTACCAGCGTGACCCCAGCTCAGATCTCCGCCAGTATGAGCTCTAACAACAGCATAGCGGAGGACACGGAAAGCTACGACGACCTGGATGAGTCCCACACTGAAGACCTGTCGTCTTCAGAAATTTTGGATGTTTCTTTATCCAGGGCCACTGACTTGGGTGAACCTGAACGGAGCTCCTCCGAAGAGACTTTAAATAACTTCCAAGAGGCTGAGACTCCTGGGGCTATCTCTCCAAACCAGCCTCACCTTCCTCAGCAGCATACCCCTTTACCTCATCACCCACAGCAGAGTGTTGTGATCAATGGAAATGTTCACCCCCATCATggtcaccatcaccaccaccttcATCATCACCATCATGGGCATCATCATCCATCGCATCCTGGGGTGGGCAGTACACCAGCTTCTGGAGGACCACCCCCAAGTCCATCATTTAGAAAGCTGTCCACAGCTGGAAGCTCTGACAATGTTATCACAACTGCACCAGTTTCTGCTGCATCATCCACTGGTACACCTGCATCTGCCCTGTCTAATATTCGCACTACGAGTACTCCTGGCAGTGTAGGTGTAAGTCCTGTTACTGGAACTAGTACGTTAAGTAACGTGGGCGGTGGTAGTCCTAGTATGACAAGCAGCATGCTTGGTAACGTTAATATAAACTTAAGCAACATCACAAGTGCTGCTAATGTACATGCTTTGTCTGGAGCGAGCAGCAATGTTAATGTGAATATCTTGAGTGGTGTCGGCAATGGTACGAGTGCTTCCTCTAATATCATTAATACTGTTACTAATCCAACTGCAGGAATGGCAGTAGGATCAAGTCAGCAGCAGCCTGCAGCTGGCACATCAAGGTTTAGAGTCGTAAAATTAGATTCTAGTTCTGAACCTTTTAAAAAAGGTAGATGGATATGCACTGAATTCTATGATAAAGAAAACACTGTAGCAGTTACAGAAGGAGTAGCAGTAAACAAAGTGGTAGAGACTATAAAACAAAATCCATTTGAAGTGACTTCTGAAAGGGAGAGCACCAGTGGGAGTTCTGTTAGCAGCAATGTAAGCACACTGAGTCACTACACAGAAAGTGTGGGAAGCGGGGAAATGGGAGCACCTACTGTGATACAACAGCAGACATTTCAAAGTGTGGGTCCACAGCAGATGGATTTTAGTAGTACTGGACCTCAGACTATTCCAGCATCCAGTATACCACAGAGTATTTCTCAGTCACAGCTTTCACAAGTACAATTGCCTTCTCAAGAAGTAAACTATCCACAGCAAAAGCAAGGAGTCCAGCCTTCAGCGCAGGCTAGTCTAACAACTGTTACTGGTGTTCAGCCAACTCCAGTTAATGTGGTAGGTGTATCATCTTTAGGTCACCAACAACCTGCCATTCCAAGTGTGGCTCAACAGCAGCTACCATATTCTCAACCCTCACAGCCTGTGCAAACTTTGCCTGTTGTACCACAACAGCAGTTACAGTATGGACAACAACAGACACTTCCTACGCAGATGGCCCCAGCACGAGTTAAACCAGTGAATCAGAGTTGCGTGACTGGGACCATACCAGACTACATACAACATCAGCAGATACTTCAACCTCCAGTGCCTGCTGTGCAATCCAGCTCTACAGGAGTAGGAGCAGGAACACCTGTTCCTGTTGCTCAGGCACCAAGCATCCAACCTTCTGTACAAGTACACCCTGCTGtggcaccagctcagcctgttgcaCATGCTCAGACAGCAATGCCATCTGTAGGTACTAGTGGTCAAATTGTTAACATTGGACAACAAGGAAGTGTACCTGCTGTGGTGCAGCAGCCACCTGTTGCAAACCAAATTACACCTTCAGTTATGCAGCAAAGTGCTGCTCCTCCGTCTTCACAAGTGGTGCAGCCTGTTCAGACTGGGATAATTCAGCAGGGGCTACAGGCTGGTGCTTCAAGCCTTCCTCCGCAAATGGTCATTGCTTCACAAAATGCTTTATCTGTACAACCCCAGGCACAAGTGGAAACTGTAGTTCAAGGAATGACCAGCCAACCATTGCCTGCAGTTAGCCCTATACCTTCTACTAGTACTGTTCCTGCACCAAGTCAAGCTAGTTCAAATGTACCTCCTGGTATACCTTCTGCTCCTGTAATTTTGGGTCTATCACAGAACATAGCACAAGCTTCAGCTGTGCAAAATGGGAATTTGGTTCAAAGTGTTAGTCAGCCTCCCTTGATAACAACTAGTATAAGTATGCCAGTGGCACAGAATGTGCCACAACAGATACCGCTCAGCACTACCCAGTTCTCTGCACAATCACTAACTCAGTCAGTTGTAAGCCAAATCGAAGATGGGAGGCGCCCTACAGATCCTTCCTTAGTTGGTTTACCTCAAGCTGCCAGTGGTGAAAGTGGTGGTGGAGCATCGGCTGTTTCAGATGGGAGCGGCAGCAACATAACATCCTCTGCTTCCCTTTTTCCACTGAAGGTACTGCCATTGACAACTCATCTTGTTGATGGTGAGGATGAGAG